A portion of the Leptospira kobayashii genome contains these proteins:
- a CDS encoding efflux RND transporter permease subunit, with product MSIAAFSIKRPIFISSLVILMVFTGYIALKRIGVDLFPDINIPFVVVSTVYPGAGPEEIETSISKPLEEELSSISGLKRITSRNQEGVSMVFAEFSLTTDIKYAEQQVRDKTARARPNFPDASKEPLVQRFDPADQPIMRISLFADLPEGELYDLAKEQIKTKLEQVNNIGAVRIIGGARREIHIELDRNKLNSYQIPAVAIGNQIQNSGINIPAGKFESGATETSYRTVGKYESLSQIENTVVSFGGEFGRGVLVKDLGRVTDTLEDKQTLGFLYAPVGVKEHEEPSIIGKLLFKYDPPEKERVQKKALFLDVYKQSGANTVAVADGIVAKVATINERLKGQKGNPQVILIRDGSRWIRANIEDVTIAIVLGILLAVLVVYLFLGNVRSTIITGMALPNSMLGAFIIMYVMGFTMNVMTLLALSLAVGLLVDDAIVVRENIFRKLEEGESVIVAARKGTEEVTLAVIGTSLTVIAVFLPIGFLSGIVGQFFKQFGLTVVFAMIISLFDGLTVAPMLSAYFAGKQTHHLKKNFVLRGFDKFQDFLDRGYAFVMRFALKRPWAVILLTVFTLFLSIFSLKFVKKTFLPPNDQGEFMVNVEMAPGTSLNGTYEVVEQIQTEMKAKVPEIDLMATVVGNTDGESNIATIGVSLLSSEYRKRTTAQVKDQIREFLKSYEYARPKVNDYSAIGGGVQYPFNLNIKGENLHDLETYSAKVMKELGKISDLTDIDTTYRTGKPEFQVVPDRAKMQTVGVVAGVMGAELRYHIEGGEVAKFLQNGIEYDVRLRLREDQRNLRKYFSETRVPNIQNRLIPLSAIANAKESSSPARIIREDRSRVIPINANLAPGGAIASASDAAAKILKDKLPPPPGISFAFVGQSEDFKELIQNIILAFGMALIFIYLVLSSLYESFVTPITILFAIPPAISGAFFALALTGEMLNLFSMIGLILLMGLVAKNSILLVDHAMQAMREEGMTRNDAIYDAGVKRLRPILMTSLAMIAGTMPIALGIGEASKSRTAMGIAIIGGLILSTVITLVVVPAVFGYIDRFREWLESKFRPDYKINAKDLD from the coding sequence ATGAGCATAGCTGCCTTTTCCATAAAAAGACCCATCTTTATTTCATCCCTTGTAATCCTTATGGTTTTTACAGGTTATATTGCGTTAAAACGAATCGGCGTGGATTTGTTTCCCGATATCAATATTCCCTTCGTAGTCGTATCAACAGTTTATCCCGGCGCCGGTCCGGAAGAAATTGAAACCTCCATCTCAAAACCCTTGGAAGAAGAATTAAGTTCTATTTCCGGTTTGAAAAGAATCACTTCCCGCAACCAGGAAGGTGTATCCATGGTATTCGCCGAGTTCAGCCTAACAACTGACATCAAATATGCGGAACAACAGGTTCGGGATAAAACTGCCAGGGCAAGACCCAATTTTCCGGATGCATCGAAAGAACCTTTGGTGCAAAGGTTCGATCCTGCGGATCAACCCATCATGCGTATATCTTTGTTTGCCGACCTCCCGGAAGGTGAGTTGTATGATTTGGCGAAAGAACAAATCAAAACCAAATTGGAACAGGTAAATAATATCGGTGCGGTAAGAATCATCGGTGGTGCGAGAAGAGAAATTCATATCGAACTTGACCGAAACAAATTGAATTCCTATCAAATCCCGGCAGTTGCCATCGGGAACCAAATCCAAAACTCAGGGATTAATATTCCTGCCGGAAAATTCGAATCCGGTGCAACGGAAACTTCATATAGAACCGTAGGCAAATACGAGTCTCTCAGCCAAATTGAAAACACAGTTGTTTCCTTCGGAGGAGAGTTCGGCCGCGGAGTACTTGTAAAAGATCTGGGTAGAGTGACAGACACATTGGAGGACAAACAGACTCTTGGGTTTCTCTACGCTCCAGTCGGTGTGAAAGAGCATGAAGAACCGAGTATCATTGGAAAATTATTATTCAAATACGATCCTCCTGAAAAAGAAAGGGTTCAGAAAAAAGCCCTGTTTCTGGATGTTTATAAACAATCGGGAGCTAACACGGTAGCAGTTGCCGATGGAATCGTTGCCAAAGTAGCAACCATCAACGAAAGATTAAAAGGTCAAAAAGGAAATCCTCAAGTCATTCTGATCCGAGACGGTTCCAGATGGATCCGTGCCAATATTGAGGACGTAACCATAGCGATTGTTCTAGGGATTCTACTTGCAGTGCTTGTGGTGTATCTCTTCCTCGGGAATGTCCGTTCCACAATCATTACCGGTATGGCGTTACCGAATTCCATGCTAGGTGCGTTTATCATCATGTATGTGATGGGATTTACGATGAACGTAATGACTCTTTTGGCACTTTCCTTGGCGGTGGGACTACTCGTAGATGATGCGATCGTAGTCAGGGAAAACATCTTTCGTAAATTGGAAGAAGGGGAAAGTGTCATTGTCGCGGCAAGAAAAGGTACCGAAGAGGTGACTCTTGCCGTGATCGGAACTTCTTTGACGGTGATTGCCGTATTTTTGCCGATCGGATTTCTATCGGGGATCGTAGGTCAGTTTTTCAAACAGTTCGGATTGACAGTGGTATTTGCCATGATTATTTCCCTTTTCGACGGTTTGACCGTAGCACCCATGTTATCCGCTTATTTCGCGGGAAAACAAACACATCATCTTAAGAAAAATTTCGTTCTGCGGGGGTTCGATAAATTCCAAGACTTTTTGGATCGAGGTTATGCATTTGTTATGCGGTTCGCATTAAAACGTCCTTGGGCAGTGATTCTACTTACCGTTTTTACTTTGTTTTTGAGTATTTTCTCTTTGAAGTTTGTAAAAAAAACCTTCCTTCCTCCTAACGACCAGGGGGAATTTATGGTGAATGTGGAAATGGCTCCGGGTACATCCCTGAACGGGACTTATGAGGTAGTCGAACAAATCCAGACCGAGATGAAGGCAAAGGTTCCTGAAATCGATTTGATGGCAACTGTTGTGGGAAATACCGACGGAGAGTCCAACATCGCGACGATAGGTGTTTCTTTGTTATCATCCGAATATAGAAAAAGAACTACAGCACAGGTAAAAGATCAGATTCGTGAATTTTTAAAATCTTACGAATACGCTCGCCCCAAGGTAAACGACTATTCTGCGATAGGCGGTGGTGTGCAGTATCCGTTTAATTTGAATATAAAGGGTGAAAATCTACATGATCTGGAAACTTACTCTGCAAAAGTAATGAAAGAATTGGGAAAAATTTCCGATCTGACGGACATAGATACTACTTATCGAACGGGAAAACCCGAATTTCAAGTGGTCCCCGATCGGGCAAAAATGCAGACTGTGGGTGTGGTCGCAGGTGTGATGGGTGCCGAGCTCAGATATCATATCGAAGGCGGTGAAGTTGCCAAGTTTTTACAAAATGGTATCGAATATGATGTAAGACTCAGATTACGGGAAGATCAAAGAAATTTGCGTAAGTATTTTTCGGAAACAAGGGTTCCCAATATCCAAAACCGTTTGATTCCTTTATCAGCCATTGCCAATGCAAAGGAAAGTTCTTCGCCTGCGCGTATTATACGGGAAGACAGGTCCAGGGTAATTCCGATCAATGCGAACTTGGCTCCCGGTGGCGCGATTGCTTCCGCTTCGGATGCGGCGGCAAAGATTTTAAAAGACAAATTGCCTCCCCCTCCCGGAATCAGTTTTGCTTTCGTGGGACAATCGGAAGATTTCAAAGAGCTGATTCAAAACATTATACTTGCCTTTGGTATGGCTTTGATTTTCATCTATCTCGTATTGTCTTCGTTATACGAGTCGTTTGTCACACCGATTACTATTTTGTTCGCTATCCCTCCCGCCATATCAGGTGCTTTCTTTGCACTTGCGCTTACTGGTGAGATGTTGAATTTATTCAGCATGATCGGTTTGATTCTACTTATGGGTCTGGTAGCTAAAAACTCGATCTTGCTTGTGGATCATGCCATGCAGGCGATGAGGGAAGAAGGGATGACTCGTAATGATGCCATTTATGATGCGGGTGTCAAAAGACTTCGCCCGATTCTTATGACTTCTCTTGCTATGATTGCGGGAACCATGCCGATTGCATTGGGAATCGGTGAGGCTTCCAAATCCAGAACCGCCATGGGGATCGCTATCATAGGAGGACTGATTCTTTCCACTGTGATCACATTGGTTGTGGTACCTGCCGTCTTCGGTTATATTGACAGGTTCCGGGAATGGCTTGAATCCAAATTCCGCCCTGATTATAAGATCAACGCTAAAGACTTAGATTAG
- a CDS encoding PilZ domain-containing protein, with amino-acid sequence MSQERRIYKRISEKVHITYRVIQSGSDKMFLPKDRGEGETQDISEGGLLFSTKEPMPIGARLELELRFPDVRYVLYPRAKVVRLEEFNEGEFYEVGLEFNQLFENDKKLILEHITRLGG; translated from the coding sequence ATGTCTCAAGAAAGGCGTATTTATAAACGTATTTCCGAAAAGGTACATATCACTTATCGAGTCATCCAATCGGGTTCGGACAAAATGTTCCTTCCCAAAGATCGAGGGGAAGGGGAAACACAGGATATTTCGGAAGGCGGCCTTCTATTCAGCACAAAAGAGCCCATGCCTATCGGGGCAAGGTTGGAATTGGAACTTAGATTTCCGGATGTCCGTTACGTGCTCTATCCCAGGGCAAAAGTGGTGAGATTGGAGGAATTCAACGAAGGGGAATTCTATGAAGTAGGTTTGGAATTCAATCAGCTGTTTGAAAATGATAAGAAATTGATTTTGGAACATATTACGAGACTCGGGGGATAA
- the meaB gene encoding methylmalonyl Co-A mutase-associated GTPase MeaB yields the protein MPGVEGAPSVNPYILKQRELTKKSKFSPEEIAKGVLAGNRTLLSKAITLVESNREDHSELAQLVLEKILPRTGNSIRIGITGVPGVGKSTFIESFGLYLLEQGKRVAVLAIDPTSQKTHGSILGDKTRMENLSRAEGCFIRPSPSSGSLGGVARKTRESMYLCEAAGFDVIIIETVGVGQSETQVHSMVDFFLLLMLAGAGDELQGIKRGIMEMADLIAINKADGKNEPYAIRAKAEYESALHLFPPPKSKWFPRAITCSGLGGKGTDEIWKLVLDYSATTKTNGYFEQNRKDQSRLWFQETLKEAVLDKFYGTQGMEETILMAEESVVSGKSSLLKEIKKLVAG from the coding sequence ATGCCCGGTGTGGAGGGTGCCCCTTCGGTAAATCCTTACATTCTCAAACAAAGAGAACTCACAAAAAAATCGAAATTTTCTCCGGAAGAAATCGCAAAGGGAGTGCTTGCAGGCAATCGCACCCTTCTATCCAAAGCGATCACCCTGGTCGAAAGCAACAGGGAAGATCATAGCGAACTTGCACAATTGGTTTTGGAAAAAATTCTTCCAAGGACGGGAAATTCCATTCGCATAGGAATCACAGGAGTTCCCGGAGTCGGCAAATCTACTTTTATAGAATCCTTCGGCCTCTATCTTTTAGAGCAAGGAAAACGGGTAGCGGTACTTGCCATCGACCCTACTTCTCAAAAAACACATGGAAGCATACTCGGAGATAAGACCAGAATGGAAAATCTTTCCCGGGCAGAAGGTTGTTTTATCAGACCATCCCCTAGCAGTGGTTCGCTGGGAGGAGTTGCAAGAAAAACAAGAGAATCCATGTATCTTTGCGAAGCGGCCGGCTTCGACGTGATTATCATTGAAACTGTGGGAGTCGGACAATCCGAAACACAAGTCCATTCGATGGTTGATTTTTTTCTACTTTTGATGCTTGCGGGTGCGGGAGATGAATTGCAAGGAATCAAACGGGGCATTATGGAAATGGCGGATTTAATTGCTATCAATAAGGCTGACGGGAAAAATGAACCCTATGCCATTCGGGCAAAAGCCGAGTATGAATCCGCATTACATTTATTCCCGCCACCCAAATCAAAATGGTTTCCCAGAGCCATCACCTGTAGTGGATTAGGCGGCAAAGGTACGGATGAAATTTGGAAGTTGGTTTTGGATTATTCCGCAACGACAAAAACAAACGGTTATTTTGAACAAAATAGAAAAGATCAATCCAGGCTTTGGTTTCAGGAAACACTGAAGGAAGCCGTACTCGACAAGTTTTACGGCACACAGGGAATGGAAGAAACCATTCTAATGGCGGAAGAAAGCGTGGTATCCGGCAAATCTTCCCTCTTGAAAGAAATCAAAAAACTGGTGGCAGGCTAA
- a CDS encoding TPM domain-containing protein codes for MIKKFGFVFCLSAFSLLAQSLPEFADSLPNPISDENSRILDQTGILESSGTKHKLNEVITHLEKETSVEMTVVILPSVDPLVPKQVAIELFRIWGVGKKRKGNGILILHVLDQRRIEMEIGYGLEEKLTDIICKNILEERAIPYFELGAFSVGYESLFDSITGVLKSDHAPFLKVLGESSEKFPKPTEAALDEIPEGLEAYLDPSSESREIWEQRYPIFLYMGILIAMIGYFFLWERRDPWLKHYKESHYWETRFRIWASLFLGFSFVCIIISITSFCYAKWGGDFLPQFIAVPGFFGLVLFFFTFNWFKKFWEDSLQYLPIPCKKCGSKLYPVFDETDREEYLDQNDSKEESLHSYRFIIFKCKLCYAIEKQRKPDYRYEEYSSCPNCKIRSVYEKTKTIHSSTYDKEGEEEVKFKCIYCEYSNIKNRIVPKQIRSTRFFLRGGAGSNH; via the coding sequence ATGATCAAAAAGTTTGGTTTCGTTTTCTGTTTGTCCGCATTTTCCCTGCTAGCCCAATCTTTGCCCGAGTTTGCGGATTCCTTGCCCAACCCTATATCGGATGAAAATTCCCGGATTTTAGACCAAACAGGCATTCTTGAAAGTTCTGGAACCAAACATAAATTAAACGAAGTGATCACTCATTTGGAAAAGGAAACTTCCGTTGAGATGACAGTCGTTATTTTGCCATCCGTTGATCCTTTGGTTCCTAAACAAGTTGCGATCGAACTTTTTCGAATTTGGGGCGTAGGCAAGAAAAGGAAGGGCAATGGGATTTTAATTCTTCACGTTTTGGATCAAAGAAGAATCGAAATGGAAATCGGTTACGGGTTGGAAGAAAAATTAACCGACATCATTTGTAAAAACATCTTGGAAGAAAGAGCTATTCCTTATTTTGAGTTAGGTGCTTTTTCCGTAGGTTATGAAAGCTTGTTTGATTCCATAACAGGAGTATTGAAATCAGATCACGCTCCTTTCTTAAAAGTTTTAGGAGAATCTTCGGAAAAATTTCCGAAGCCGACGGAAGCTGCATTGGATGAAATTCCGGAAGGACTTGAGGCTTATCTCGATCCTAGTTCCGAATCAAGGGAGATTTGGGAACAAAGATACCCCATTTTTTTATATATGGGAATATTGATCGCTATGATCGGTTATTTCTTTTTATGGGAAAGAAGAGATCCTTGGCTTAAACATTATAAGGAAAGCCATTATTGGGAAACAAGATTTAGAATTTGGGCTTCTCTTTTTCTGGGTTTTTCCTTTGTTTGTATCATCATTTCTATTACTAGTTTCTGTTATGCGAAATGGGGCGGTGATTTTTTACCTCAGTTTATCGCAGTCCCCGGCTTTTTCGGTTTAGTTCTCTTCTTTTTTACATTCAATTGGTTCAAGAAATTCTGGGAGGATTCGTTGCAGTATTTGCCGATCCCATGTAAAAAATGCGGATCCAAACTTTATCCTGTTTTTGACGAGACTGATAGAGAAGAATATTTGGACCAAAACGATAGCAAAGAAGAAAGTCTCCATTCCTATCGATTCATTATATTTAAATGTAAGTTATGTTATGCGATTGAAAAGCAACGTAAACCGGATTATCGGTATGAAGAATATTCCTCTTGCCCGAATTGTAAAATCCGTTCCGTTTATGAAAAAACAAAGACAATACATTCGTCTACTTATGACAAGGAAGGGGAAGAAGAGGTAAAGTTTAAATGTATTTATTGCGAATATTCTAATATTAAAAATAGAATCGTGCCTAAACAAATACGATCTACAAGGTTCTTTCTGCGGGGAGGTGCGGGTTCCAACCATTAA
- the scpA gene encoding methylmalonyl-CoA mutase, with amino-acid sequence MRPDFTKIPFSAPPKYSFQKSTSLWQTPEGIPIQSRYTKSDLEGLEHLNYVAGLPPYLRGPYSTMYVNKPWTVRQYAGFSTAEESNAFYRRNLAAGQKGLSVAFDLATHRGYDSDHERVVGDVGKAGVAIDSVLDMKILFDQIPLDQMSVSMTMNGAVIPILAFYILAAEEQGVTKDKLSGTIQNDILKEFMVRNTYIYPPKHSMKIIADIFGYTSQHMPKFNSISISGYHMQEAGATADLELAYTLADGWEYIRTGIASGLTVDEFAPRLSFFWAIGMNHFMEIAKMRAGRLLWAKIVNQFNPKNAKSMALRTHCQTSGWSLTEQDPFNNVGRTCIEAMAAALGHTQSLHTNALDEAIALPTDFSARIARNTQIYLQEETNINRVIDPWGGSYYVEKLTHDLVHKAWFLIEEVQKLGGMAEAIETGIPKMRIEEAAARKQARIDSGKDVIVGVNRYRLDKEAPIDILDIDNTAVREAQINRLNQMKRDRDSSAVEAALNAITASAESGKGNLLELAVDAARKRASLGEISYAMEKVFGRYKAVIRSISGVYSSEISEDKGFIEARNLADEFAKLEGRRPRIMVAKMGQDGHDRGAKVISTSFADMGFDVDIGPLFQTPAEVAKQVVENDAHILGVSSLAAGHKTLVPQVIEELKKLGAEDVLVVVGGVIPAQDYDFLYKSGATAIFGPGTVISDAAKQILTIMLNERRTA; translated from the coding sequence ATGCGACCTGATTTTACAAAAATACCCTTTTCCGCTCCCCCCAAGTACTCCTTTCAAAAATCGACTTCCCTATGGCAGACCCCGGAAGGAATCCCGATCCAATCCCGTTATACCAAATCGGATCTGGAGGGCTTGGAACATCTCAATTATGTGGCAGGGCTTCCTCCTTATTTAAGAGGGCCCTATTCCACCATGTATGTGAACAAACCCTGGACGGTTCGCCAGTATGCAGGGTTTTCCACTGCGGAAGAATCCAATGCATTCTACAGAAGAAACTTAGCCGCAGGTCAAAAAGGACTTTCCGTTGCCTTCGACTTGGCGACTCACAGAGGTTACGACTCGGATCACGAACGTGTTGTAGGTGATGTAGGAAAAGCGGGTGTGGCAATCGATTCGGTTCTGGATATGAAAATCCTATTCGATCAGATTCCTTTGGATCAGATGTCCGTTTCCATGACAATGAACGGGGCAGTCATTCCCATTCTCGCCTTCTATATATTAGCCGCCGAAGAACAGGGCGTCACCAAAGACAAGTTATCCGGGACAATTCAGAATGACATCTTGAAAGAATTTATGGTGCGTAATACTTACATTTACCCGCCCAAACATTCCATGAAGATCATTGCAGATATTTTCGGTTATACGTCCCAACATATGCCGAAATTCAATTCGATCTCCATTTCAGGATACCATATGCAGGAAGCAGGTGCAACCGCCGATCTGGAGTTAGCTTATACTTTGGCGGACGGCTGGGAATACATTCGCACAGGAATTGCTTCCGGCTTGACTGTAGATGAATTTGCTCCCAGATTGTCTTTCTTTTGGGCCATAGGAATGAACCACTTTATGGAAATCGCAAAGATGCGGGCAGGCAGACTTCTTTGGGCGAAAATAGTAAATCAATTCAATCCCAAAAACGCAAAATCCATGGCGCTCCGAACTCATTGCCAAACTTCCGGTTGGTCCCTTACGGAACAAGATCCGTTCAATAATGTGGGGCGCACCTGTATCGAGGCGATGGCAGCCGCGCTCGGTCATACACAGTCTCTCCATACAAACGCATTGGATGAAGCGATAGCACTTCCTACCGATTTTTCCGCTCGAATTGCACGTAACACTCAGATCTATCTTCAGGAAGAAACGAATATCAATCGGGTGATCGATCCTTGGGGCGGTTCCTATTATGTGGAAAAACTCACTCATGATCTGGTTCACAAAGCATGGTTTCTGATTGAAGAAGTACAAAAGTTAGGTGGTATGGCGGAAGCGATTGAAACCGGAATTCCTAAAATGAGAATCGAAGAAGCTGCAGCAAGAAAACAAGCACGGATCGATTCCGGAAAAGACGTGATCGTAGGTGTAAACCGGTACCGTTTGGATAAGGAAGCGCCGATTGATATTTTAGATATTGATAATACTGCGGTAAGAGAAGCTCAAATCAATCGTTTGAATCAAATGAAACGGGATAGGGATTCCAGTGCCGTGGAAGCGGCATTGAATGCAATCACCGCATCCGCAGAATCCGGGAAAGGAAATCTACTCGAACTGGCAGTCGACGCTGCCAGAAAACGTGCATCTCTGGGAGAAATTTCTTATGCTATGGAAAAAGTATTCGGAAGGTACAAAGCTGTGATTCGATCCATTTCCGGTGTTTATTCTTCCGAAATTTCGGAAGACAAAGGATTTATAGAAGCTAGGAATTTGGCGGATGAATTTGCCAAATTGGAAGGAAGAAGACCGAGGATCATGGTCGCCAAAATGGGCCAGGACGGTCATGACCGGGGAGCAAAAGTCATCTCTACCAGTTTTGCAGATATGGGGTTTGACGTTGATATAGGGCCTTTATTTCAAACACCTGCCGAGGTCGCCAAACAAGTGGTAGAGAACGACGCCCATATACTCGGTGTTTCTTCTCTTGCCGCCGGGCACAAAACGCTCGTTCCTCAAGTGATCGAAGAGTTGAAAAAGTTAGGTGCAGAAGATGTGCTAGTAGTTGTAGGCGGAGTGATCCCGGCACAAGATTATGATTTCCTGTACAAATCGGGAGCAACTGCGATCTTCGGACCCGGCACAGTGATTTCGGATGCCGCAAAACAAATCTTAACGATTATGCTCAATGAACGGAGAACAGCCTAA
- a CDS encoding IPT/TIG domain-containing protein codes for MNLKVTHSFFFFILIVSAFSCKSGKDDSDPISDYFLFQTLSTVINGSGPSADINPELGFPGTKTTVTGEGFIGTASDYTVTVGSANATDINILSATSLEFTMPELAGITDNATVALSVKKSGVSLVSKTIRYRPAPVIALNQPNSFNRKIASNDKSVFFTFTITTSGLHLFNSYGSAANLDFFYYTSPTSSATTIATGTAIDTEFKRFNLTPGTYYLQVKFISGSDSNFKMNIASNDGVVPTSTSNSVNGTAGVGSTYLCYDSLGFGNANVAGSCDVINGADAANKTGKCTYPSANGITTRVYYGNGFQTSYAQFTCLNPGNGSQNETESIFKAFP; via the coding sequence ATGAATCTTAAAGTTACTCATTCGTTTTTTTTCTTTATTTTGATCGTATCGGCGTTCTCTTGCAAAAGTGGAAAAGATGATTCGGATCCGATTTCCGATTATTTTCTGTTCCAAACTCTGTCGACGGTGATAAATGGCAGCGGCCCTTCCGCAGATATAAACCCAGAATTGGGTTTCCCCGGAACTAAAACTACGGTTACGGGAGAAGGTTTTATCGGTACTGCTTCCGATTATACAGTGACCGTAGGTTCCGCCAACGCGACAGACATCAATATTCTTAGTGCCACTTCGTTGGAATTTACCATGCCTGAATTGGCGGGTATTACTGATAATGCGACGGTTGCTTTGTCCGTTAAGAAATCTGGTGTAAGTTTAGTAAGCAAGACCATTCGTTATCGTCCGGCTCCTGTGATTGCTCTCAACCAACCGAACAGTTTCAATCGGAAAATCGCATCCAACGATAAAAGCGTATTTTTCACTTTTACGATAACAACGTCCGGGCTTCACCTGTTCAATTCGTACGGATCCGCAGCCAATTTGGATTTTTTCTATTACACTTCTCCTACTTCGAGTGCGACAACGATCGCCACAGGAACGGCGATTGATACGGAGTTCAAAAGGTTTAATCTTACGCCGGGAACATATTACTTACAAGTGAAATTCATATCCGGCTCCGATTCCAATTTCAAAATGAATATTGCTAGTAATGACGGAGTAGTTCCTACCTCAACCAGTAATAGCGTCAATGGAACAGCCGGAGTAGGGTCAACTTATCTATGTTATGATTCACTGGGATTCGGAAATGCAAATGTTGCGGGAAGCTGTGATGTGATCAATGGTGCGGACGCTGCAAATAAAACCGGAAAATGTACATATCCTTCCGCAAACGGGATTACCACAAGGGTTTATTATGGCAATGGATTTCAGACATCTTACGCGCAATTTACTTGTCTCAATCCTGGTAACGGTTCTCAGAATGAAACGGAATCTATATTCAAAGCATTCCCGTAA